A part of Prevotella melaninogenica genomic DNA contains:
- a CDS encoding four helix bundle suffix domain-containing protein produces the protein MENHKPQVLRSGTDWKTLHFFQKADALYQMTFVFCKRFLPTYGDRTVDQMIQAARSGKQNIVEGKEDGMTSTEMELKLLNVARSSLQELRQDYEDYLHTRGLRLWESSHPRYNALLTFCRVHNSYADYAPFVNRWTAEEFCNTALSLCHITDRMMCRYLDFLQKRFVTEGGIKERMYAARTGYRKEQDRMAEALKAENAALKAEMARLKRLLGDKRKEG, from the coding sequence ATGGAGAATCACAAACCGCAGGTGCTGCGTAGCGGCACAGACTGGAAGACGTTGCACTTCTTTCAAAAAGCCGATGCGCTCTACCAAATGACGTTCGTCTTTTGCAAACGCTTCCTGCCAACCTATGGCGACCGCACTGTTGACCAAATGATTCAGGCGGCACGCTCGGGAAAACAAAACATTGTGGAGGGAAAGGAAGACGGTATGACCTCTACGGAAATGGAACTGAAGTTGCTCAACGTAGCACGTAGTAGCTTGCAGGAGCTTCGACAAGACTATGAGGACTATCTCCATACCCGTGGGCTGAGGCTTTGGGAGAGCAGTCATCCGCGTTACAACGCCCTCTTGACGTTCTGCCGAGTGCATAACAGCTATGCTGACTATGCCCCCTTTGTAAACAGATGGACGGCTGAGGAGTTTTGCAATACTGCGCTCTCACTGTGCCATATCACGGATAGGATGATGTGCCGTTACCTTGACTTCCTGCAAAAACGCTTCGTAACAGAAGGAGGAATTAAGGAGCGTATGTATGCTGCCCGCACTGGCTATCGAAAGGAGCAAGACCGTATGGCGGAAGCCCTCAAGGCTGAGAACGCTGCACTGAAAGCGGAGATGGCAAGGCTGAAAAGGCTGCTGGGAGATAAACGCAAGGAAGGGTAG
- a CDS encoding restriction endonuclease subunit S, protein MKNKEQHIFPFLERLLQGHEVVWKPLGEVAELKRGRVLSKTFLQDNKGNYPVYSSQTALNGEIGRISTYDFNQEALTWTTDGANAGTVFYRKGKFSITNVCGLITIDDTNELNYKFLFYWLSVEAQKYVYAGMGNPKLMSNQVAKILIPLPPLSVQEEIVRILDKFTTLEAELEAELEAELDCRKRQYEYYRNQLLSFDLLNSKGQRLNNVSVMALGEVGEFIRGKRFVKTDITTQGCPCIHYGEMYTYYGIWANKSKSFISQTLVNKKNLRQALTNDVIIVGAGETIEDLGVGTAWLSQTPVVIHDACFIFRSSLNPKYVAYFTRTNNFHDQLRRHVSSGKISAVNAKGLSKIEIPVPPLSEQERIVSILDKFDTLTNSISEGLPKEIELRRKQYEYYREQLLSFRH, encoded by the coding sequence ATGAAGAATAAAGAACAACATATATTTCCGTTTTTAGAACGACTGCTGCAAGGACATGAAGTGGTGTGGAAACCGTTGGGGGAAGTAGCGGAATTGAAGAGAGGACGTGTCTTATCTAAAACTTTTCTTCAAGATAACAAGGGTAATTATCCTGTATATAGTTCGCAGACTGCTTTAAATGGGGAAATAGGAAGAATCTCAACCTATGATTTTAATCAGGAAGCACTCACTTGGACTACTGATGGGGCAAATGCTGGTACCGTTTTTTATCGCAAGGGAAAGTTTTCAATAACAAACGTTTGTGGTTTAATAACTATAGACGATACAAATGAATTAAATTATAAATTTCTTTTTTATTGGCTAAGTGTTGAAGCTCAAAAGTATGTTTATGCAGGAATGGGAAATCCTAAGTTGATGAGCAATCAGGTAGCAAAAATCCTTATCCCTCTCCCTCCTCTTTCCGTTCAAGAGGAAATAGTTCGTATTCTTGATAAGTTTACTACGCTGGAAGCGGAGCTGGAAGCGGAGCTGGAAGCGGAGCTGGACTGCCGCAAGCGGCAGTATGAGTATTATCGTAACCAGTTGCTGTCCTTTGATTTGTTAAATAGCAAAGGTCAAAGGCTAAATAATGTTTCTGTTATGGCGTTAGGAGAAGTTGGCGAGTTCATTCGTGGCAAGCGATTTGTAAAAACAGATATTACTACTCAAGGATGTCCATGTATTCATTATGGTGAGATGTATACTTACTATGGAATATGGGCTAATAAAAGTAAGTCTTTTATCTCGCAAACATTAGTTAATAAAAAGAATTTAAGGCAGGCTTTGACGAATGATGTTATTATAGTGGGGGCTGGTGAGACTATCGAAGATTTGGGAGTAGGTACAGCATGGCTGTCTCAAACTCCGGTGGTGATACATGATGCTTGTTTTATCTTTAGGAGTAGTCTGAATCCAAAGTATGTGGCATATTTTACAAGAACAAATAATTTTCATGACCAGCTAAGACGGCATGTTTCTTCAGGCAAGATTTCTGCTGTTAACGCTAAGGGATTGTCAAAAATAGAAATCCCTGTCCCTCCCCTCTCCGAGCAAGAACGTATAGTTTCTATCCTCGATAAGTTCGACACGCTAACGAACTCAATCTCAGAAGGACTGCCAAAGGAAATAGAGCTTCGGAGAAAGCAATATGAATATTATCGGGAGCAACTACTCTCGTTCAGACATTAA
- a CDS encoding type I restriction-modification system subunit M has product MTNIKQRDELQATIWKIANEVRGAVDGWDFKQFVLGTLFYRFISENFTNFIEAGDESVDYANLSDDVITPEIKDDAVRTKGYFIYPSQLFVNLAKNANTNPNLNTDLAAIFDAIESSANGYASEHDIKGLFADFDTTSNRLGNTVEEKNRRLAAVIKGVESLDFGKFEDNEIDLFGDAYEFLISNYAANAGKSGGEFFTPQNVSNLIARLAMLGQSSVNKIYDPACGSGSLLLQAKKHFDDHVIEDGFFGQEINHTTYNLARMNMFLHNINYDKFDISLGDTLINPQYGDQKPFDAIVSNPPYSVNWVGSDDPTLINDDRFAPAGVLAPKSKADFAFVLHVLSYLSARGRAAIVCFPGIFYRGGAEQKIRKYLVDNNFVETVISLPSNLFYGTSIAVNILVLSKHKSEATTQFIDASGEDFFKKETNNNVLLPEHIERIVDIFGNKEEVQYVATSVDNAKIAENDYNLSVSSYVEAEDKREVIDINKLNADVAKTVKRIDSLRADIDEIIKELER; this is encoded by the coding sequence ATGACAAATATAAAGCAAAGAGACGAACTACAAGCTACGATATGGAAGATAGCCAACGAGGTGCGTGGCGCAGTGGATGGTTGGGATTTTAAGCAGTTTGTTTTGGGAACGCTTTTCTATCGTTTTATCAGTGAGAATTTTACTAACTTTATTGAAGCGGGAGACGAGAGTGTTGACTATGCTAACCTTTCCGACGATGTTATTACGCCAGAGATAAAGGACGATGCTGTCAGAACGAAGGGCTACTTTATTTATCCCAGTCAACTCTTTGTGAACCTTGCTAAGAATGCAAATACGAATCCTAATCTGAATACTGATTTAGCGGCTATCTTTGATGCGATAGAAAGTTCGGCTAACGGTTATGCATCAGAACATGACATCAAAGGACTCTTTGCTGACTTCGACACAACGAGCAACCGATTGGGAAATACGGTTGAGGAGAAAAATAGACGTTTGGCAGCCGTCATCAAGGGCGTAGAGAGCTTGGATTTCGGTAAGTTTGAGGACAATGAGATTGACCTTTTTGGCGATGCATACGAGTTCCTGATTTCTAATTATGCAGCCAATGCGGGTAAGTCTGGAGGCGAATTCTTTACGCCTCAGAATGTGTCTAACCTCATAGCACGCCTTGCGATGTTGGGGCAAAGCTCTGTCAACAAAATCTACGACCCTGCTTGTGGTTCTGGTTCATTGCTTTTACAAGCGAAAAAGCATTTTGACGACCACGTTATTGAGGATGGATTCTTTGGGCAGGAAATCAATCATACGACCTATAACTTGGCACGTATGAATATGTTTCTGCACAACATCAATTATGACAAGTTTGATATTAGTTTAGGCGATACGCTCATCAATCCTCAATATGGCGACCAAAAGCCTTTTGATGCCATTGTGTCTAACCCGCCTTATTCTGTCAACTGGGTGGGTAGTGACGACCCAACGTTGATTAATGACGACCGTTTTGCTCCTGCTGGTGTGTTGGCTCCTAAGTCGAAAGCCGACTTTGCTTTTGTGCTTCACGTCCTTAGCTACCTCTCTGCTCGTGGTCGTGCAGCCATTGTTTGCTTCCCCGGTATCTTCTATCGTGGTGGAGCGGAACAGAAGATAAGGAAGTATTTGGTAGATAACAACTTTGTTGAGACGGTTATCTCGCTACCTTCCAATCTGTTTTATGGTACGAGCATAGCTGTGAATATCCTTGTTTTGTCAAAGCATAAGTCTGAGGCTACGACACAGTTTATTGATGCCAGCGGTGAAGACTTCTTTAAGAAAGAAACGAATAACAATGTTCTGTTGCCTGAGCATATCGAACGTATTGTGGACATCTTTGGAAACAAAGAGGAGGTGCAGTATGTTGCTACGTCCGTAGACAATGCAAAGATTGCCGAGAATGATTATAACCTTTCTGTGAGCTCATACGTTGAGGCGGAAGACAAACGAGAGGTTATCGACATCAATAAGCTCAATGCCGATGTCGCCAAAACCGTTAAGCGAATAGATAGTTTGCGGGCGGATATTGATGAGATTATAAAGGAGTTAGAGCGATGA
- a CDS encoding MBL fold metallo-hydrolase, with product MKQEELINNEHSVRYSPPLEGLGEVLTFLGTGTSNGVPVLGCNCEVCKSKDPRDNRLRTAALLETAKTRIVIDCGPDFRQQMLPQPFRKIDGLLITHIHYDHVGGIDDVRPYCALGDIDVYANANTCNGLRHNFPYCFTENPYPGVPKLNLHSIQSHARICIGDIEVMPISVMHGKLPILGYRFGKLAYITDMKTIEDEELPYLEGVETLVVNALRWERPHHSHQLISEAIAFSRKIGAKRTYLTHLTHKIGLHEAAQRQLPEGVFFAYDGLKINI from the coding sequence TTGAAGCAAGAAGAACTCATAAACAACGAGCATTCCGTTAGGTACTCCCCTCCTTTGGAGGGGTTGGGGGAGGTCTTAACTTTCCTGGGCACTGGCACGTCTAACGGTGTCCCAGTACTTGGCTGCAACTGCGAGGTATGTAAGAGTAAAGACCCACGCGACAACCGACTGCGTACCGCTGCTTTATTGGAAACGGCAAAGACACGTATCGTCATCGACTGCGGTCCTGACTTTCGCCAACAGATGTTGCCACAACCCTTCCGCAAGATTGACGGCTTACTGATTACACATATCCACTATGACCACGTAGGAGGCATTGACGATGTGCGCCCCTATTGTGCGTTGGGCGACATAGATGTCTATGCCAATGCTAACACCTGCAATGGTTTACGCCATAATTTCCCTTATTGTTTCACAGAAAACCCCTACCCAGGAGTACCAAAACTAAACCTCCATAGTATTCAGTCCCATGCCCGCATCTGTATTGGAGACATTGAGGTGATGCCTATTTCTGTGATGCATGGAAAACTTCCCATCTTAGGCTATCGTTTTGGGAAGCTCGCCTACATTACGGATATGAAAACTATTGAGGATGAGGAACTTCCTTATCTCGAAGGCGTTGAGACACTGGTGGTAAATGCGTTGCGATGGGAACGTCCGCACCACTCTCACCAACTCATATCAGAAGCCATCGCTTTCAGTCGGAAGATTGGAGCTAAACGCACTTACTTAACCCATCTCACCCACAAAATTGGTTTACACGAAGCGGCACAAAGACAACTCCCTGAAGGTGTTTTCTTTGCTTACGACGGATTGAAAATCAATATCTAA
- the hflX gene encoding GTPase HflX has translation MKEFIISDVKAETAILVGLITKDQDEEKTKEYLDELEFLADTAGAITVKRFTQRVTGPSAVTYVGKGKLEEIRDYIKMKEDEEEPIGMVIFDDELSAKQMRNIEQELGVKILDRTSLILDIFAMRAQTANAKTQVELAQYRYMLPRLQRLWTHLERQGGGSGSGGGKGSVGLRGPGETQLEMDRRIILQRMTLLKQRLAEIDKQKVTQRKNRGRMIRVALVGYTNVGKSTIMNLLAKSEVFAENKLFATLDTTVRKVVVDNLPFLLADTVGFIRKLPTDLVDSFKSTLDEVREADLLLHVVDISHPDFEEQIQVVNQTLSELGCADKPSMIIFNKIDNYHWVEKEEDDLTPATKENITLDELKKTWMAKEHDNCLFISAKKKENIDEFKEVLYKKVRELHVQKYPYNDFLYNIEEE, from the coding sequence ATGAAAGAATTTATCATATCTGACGTCAAGGCGGAAACAGCCATCCTTGTTGGTCTTATCACAAAGGACCAGGACGAGGAGAAGACAAAGGAGTATCTTGACGAATTAGAGTTCCTCGCTGATACAGCTGGTGCTATCACTGTGAAGCGATTCACACAGAGGGTGACAGGTCCAAGTGCTGTTACCTATGTCGGCAAGGGTAAACTTGAAGAGATAAGAGATTACATCAAGATGAAAGAAGACGAGGAGGAGCCTATCGGTATGGTTATCTTCGACGACGAATTGTCGGCAAAGCAGATGCGCAATATCGAACAGGAACTCGGTGTAAAGATATTAGACCGTACCTCTCTCATCCTCGATATCTTTGCTATGCGCGCCCAGACAGCCAACGCAAAGACACAGGTTGAGTTGGCACAGTATCGCTATATGCTTCCACGTCTGCAACGTCTGTGGACTCACTTGGAGCGTCAGGGTGGTGGTTCAGGCTCTGGTGGCGGTAAAGGTTCGGTAGGTTTGCGTGGTCCGGGTGAGACCCAGTTGGAGATGGACCGCCGTATCATCTTGCAGCGTATGACCCTTTTGAAGCAAAGACTTGCTGAGATTGACAAGCAGAAGGTGACACAACGTAAGAACCGTGGCCGTATGATTCGTGTTGCCTTGGTGGGTTACACGAACGTGGGTAAGTCAACTATCATGAACCTCTTGGCTAAGAGCGAGGTATTTGCTGAGAACAAACTCTTCGCAACACTCGACACAACCGTGCGCAAAGTGGTTGTAGACAATCTTCCTTTCCTGTTAGCTGACACCGTTGGATTTATCCGTAAGTTGCCAACCGACTTGGTTGATTCGTTTAAGTCAACACTCGACGAGGTGCGCGAAGCCGACCTTCTCTTGCACGTTGTGGACATCTCACATCCTGACTTTGAGGAACAGATACAGGTTGTCAACCAAACATTGTCCGAATTGGGTTGTGCTGACAAGCCTTCCATGATTATCTTCAATAAGATTGATAACTATCATTGGGTGGAGAAAGAGGAAGACGACCTCACACCAGCCACCAAGGAGAATATCACTTTGGACGAATTGAAGAAGACGTGGATGGCTAAAGAGCATGATAATTGTCTATTCATTTCTGCCAAGAAAAAGGAGAATATCGACGAGTTTAAGGAAGTACTTTACAAGAAAGTGCGCGAACTCCATGTACAGAAGTATCCTTATAACGACTTCCTTTACAATATTGAGGAGGAATAA
- a CDS encoding DUF4954 family protein, whose product MQYRSLTFEEIEILENNSCWAEDWSRVEVAEDGFQAKFFHRVMFYGDIQLGSVQKEVEITKGFVKHSGINDATLRNVTVGNDCLIEKVGNYINNYTIGDDCLISNISVMETTEGATYGEGNLISVLNEVGDGNVIFFHDLNSQFAAFMVKHFNDKDLKNAIRRLIKEEIARTNPERGTIGNKVKIVNTKEITNTIIQDDCEISGASRLSDCTILSSEHASVYIGTGVICENSIISDGSSIVNSVKMQDCFVGEACQISNGFTASQSVFFANSFMANGEACAAFCGPFCASHHKSSLLIGGMFSFYNAGSGTNFSNHAYKMGPMHWGILERGTKTASGSYLLMPATIGTFSVCFGKLMHHPNTTALPFSYLIAEADKMYLVPGRNITTVGLYRDIRKWPKRDMRPQQTQKSIVNFDWLSPYSVGEILQGKKILENLRQASGDNVSSYNYHEYVINATSLRKGIKYYDIALRIYMGAVLKRAHKWGFFGKPQTEVGLGRWDDLSGLLLPVSEERRLIEDIKNGSLETIQEVVERFREINDNYRVYQWAWTYRMILEYYGIDEITPEDDARIKRDYIEARRAWIAEIHKDAEKEFEMGDVDREVFESFVNSLDHEVDFEN is encoded by the coding sequence ATGCAATATCGTTCCCTTACTTTTGAAGAGATTGAAATACTCGAGAACAACAGCTGCTGGGCAGAAGATTGGAGCCGAGTAGAGGTTGCCGAGGACGGATTTCAAGCGAAATTCTTTCATCGTGTCATGTTCTATGGCGACATACAGTTAGGTAGTGTCCAGAAAGAAGTTGAGATAACAAAGGGCTTTGTCAAGCATTCTGGTATCAATGATGCGACCCTTCGCAATGTGACAGTTGGCAACGACTGCCTGATTGAGAAGGTGGGTAACTATATCAATAACTATACGATTGGCGACGACTGCCTCATCTCAAACATCTCTGTCATGGAGACAACGGAGGGTGCAACCTATGGAGAAGGTAATCTTATCTCGGTGCTGAACGAGGTGGGCGACGGCAATGTGATTTTCTTCCACGACCTCAACAGCCAGTTTGCAGCCTTTATGGTGAAGCATTTCAACGACAAAGACCTCAAGAATGCTATCCGGAGACTGATTAAAGAGGAGATTGCCCGCACAAATCCTGAACGTGGAACGATTGGCAATAAAGTGAAGATTGTCAATACAAAGGAGATTACCAACACCATCATTCAGGACGATTGCGAGATTTCTGGTGCAAGTCGATTGAGCGATTGTACCATTCTCAGCTCTGAACATGCCAGTGTCTACATTGGCACAGGTGTCATCTGCGAGAACTCTATCATATCAGATGGCTCCAGCATTGTGAACAGTGTGAAGATGCAAGACTGCTTCGTAGGTGAAGCCTGTCAGATAAGCAATGGCTTCACAGCCTCACAGAGTGTCTTCTTCGCTAATTCATTCATGGCAAATGGTGAGGCATGCGCAGCCTTCTGCGGTCCGTTCTGCGCTTCACATCATAAGAGTTCGCTGCTTATCGGTGGTATGTTCTCTTTCTATAACGCAGGTTCTGGCACCAACTTCTCTAACCATGCGTATAAGATGGGACCAATGCACTGGGGTATCTTGGAGCGTGGAACGAAGACAGCAAGTGGTAGTTATCTACTCATGCCAGCAACGATTGGTACGTTCTCCGTATGTTTTGGTAAGCTGATGCACCACCCGAATACGACTGCCCTACCCTTCTCTTACCTCATTGCCGAGGCTGACAAGATGTATCTCGTACCAGGTCGTAACATCACAACCGTAGGTCTTTATCGCGACATACGCAAGTGGCCGAAGCGTGACATGCGCCCACAGCAGACGCAGAAGAGCATTGTCAACTTCGATTGGCTATCGCCTTATTCTGTTGGTGAGATTTTGCAGGGTAAGAAGATACTTGAGAATCTGCGCCAAGCAAGTGGCGATAATGTTTCGTCCTATAACTATCATGAATACGTTATCAATGCTACCAGTCTGCGAAAAGGTATCAAATACTATGACATTGCATTGCGTATCTATATGGGTGCCGTACTGAAACGGGCGCACAAATGGGGCTTCTTTGGTAAGCCACAAACCGAAGTGGGACTCGGACGATGGGACGACCTCTCTGGTCTTCTGCTTCCAGTATCAGAAGAACGACGCCTCATTGAGGATATCAAGAACGGTAGTCTTGAGACCATCCAAGAGGTTGTAGAACGCTTCCGAGAGATTAATGACAATTATCGTGTCTATCAATGGGCATGGACTTATCGCATGATTCTGGAATACTATGGCATTGACGAGATTACACCCGAGGACGATGCTCGCATCAAACGAGATTATATTGAGGCACGTCGTGCATGGATTGCAGAGATACATAAGGATGCAGAGAAAGAGTTTGAGATGGGCGATGTAGACAGAGAGGTCTTTGAATCGTTCGTTAATAGCCTTGATCACGAGGTCGATTTTGAGAATTAA